The nucleotide window tgataacagaaatggcgacttcactggggactctttttagcgggtcgcgcctagttttccttagtttatatttacgctttgttttattgcttacatatgtgaatacttgtttattttcatttgacgtgtggggtgagaatatcaaaagtcctatacccgggctgagtgaacttatgtttaggtagagatataatcgacaattcgatccgggggttgcctcgtgtattggattatgcgatcaatctcacatagcctcgtgtattggattacgCTAGATGTTTGAGTTTTTGGGACCCGGTAATAGAGCGCCTTAAATCTAGACTATCAGAATGGAAAAGTAGAAATTTGTCTTATGGTGGCCGCTTGATTCTCCTTAAGTATGTCCTATCTTCACTGCCTGTCTACGCCCTTTCTTTTTTCAGAGCTCCCGTAAGTATAATCTCTACCattgaatctattttaattaaaaaaaaattggggtggGGATGAGGATCATAGAAAAATTGCTTGGGTAGACTGAAATTCTATTTGTATGAGTAAGAGGGTTGGTGGTTTGGGGGTAAGGAGATTGCAGGAGTTTAATATTGCTCTTCTTGCTAAATGATGTTGGAGGTGTTTAGTGGATAGGGAGGGCTTGTGGTTTAAGGTGTTGTCTTCTCGTTATGGGGAGCAGAGAGGTCGGTTGAAGGAAGGTGGTGTGACGGGGTCAGCACGGTGGAGGGAGATAGTTAAAATTCAAAATGGAATTGGTGTAGAGGGTGGTAGTTGGTTTGAAGAAAGTATATCAAAACGTTTAggtaggggtgttcaaaaccgaaccaacccaatagaaaaaccgcaaaccgaaccaacccaaacCGAAACCGCAAAAAATCGCACTTGGTTCGGATGAGTTCGGATGGCTTTTAGACTGAACCgcgcggttcggttcggtttgcggtttgcatctcagcaaccgaaccaaaccaaaccaaaccgcaaaaaTACTCAATGTTATTAAACTAAGTACTGTACTAGCCCAATACCAAAGTGAacccaagcccaagcccaacACTATCCAggtattcatttcatttcagtATTCAGAGACTCATTTCAATTCATTAGAGTCATGATAATGTGTTACTTTGGAACTTCAAGTTGTTCTTTTTTGgttcttaaatattattttggtacgtactgtaatgttattttagataaataacttttatttgtATTGTAATGCTATTTTGGAACTTCAagttctttttttgaataattaaaattgctTGGTACTAGTTGGCAATATTAaagttaatgtaatttttttatttatctcgcGATTAACCGCATCAactgaaccaatccaaaccgcattggtttggtttggtttggtttggatgactttttaaaaatcaaccgaaccaaaccaaaccgcatgctTTTTTCTCTCGCGGTTTGGATGATTATTATGCttgaaaccgaaccaaaccgcaccgcgaacacccctacgTTTAGGTAATGGTTTTAATACTTTCTTTTGGTCGGATTGTTGGGTGGGGACGGTATCGTTCATGGAGAGATTTAGAAGGTTGTATGACTTATCGATTCATAAGGATTTGTCGGTGGGGGAGATGCACGCTCTAGGGTGGGGCGAAGATGGGGAGGCTTGGAGGTGGAGGCGTCGTTTgttagcttgggaggaggagttagTGGTGGAGATTAGAAATTTGCTTACTAACGTTACTTTGCAGGATGCTGAACAAGATGTCTGGCTTTGGCGGCCTAATATAGGTGATGGTTACACCGTTCGTGGTGTGTCAAATGCTCATGCGGCAGGAGATGCACAACCATGATGTCGTTTCGGATGCTCCTTGGCATAAGAGTGTTCCCTTGAAAGTTTCTATTTGCGCTTGGCGTCTTCTCCGCAATAGATGGCcaacaaaggataatttggtgCGGCGAGGTGTTATTACTAATGATACCCAATTATGCGTTACATGATgtggaaaaaatgaaacaattgaTCACTTAATTATTCATTGTCCTATTTTTGACGACTTATGgcaacaaattaaaacttgGATTAATGTGTTTTCTGTGGACCCCCAACAGGTTTTAGACCATTATTAtcagtttgttttttcttcagatGGTTATACTCCAAGAAGGTCTTTTCTTGAATTGATTTGGCTTTGTGGTATTTGGGTTctttggaatgaaagaaatcaaAGATTGTTTGCTAACACAGCAAGAACAGAACATATCAAAAAGGCGTACCAACTCTGAGAAAATGTACCAACTTAATTACCAATAAGGAAGAATAGAAcatatcaaaaatataaatgccgACATCAGGAATATGGCCACTATGTTTGCCGTTGCGCTCCAACCATGGTAGGGGAAAAAAGTGCAGTGACGAATAACACAATCGAGAGCAACTAGGTAAAAAGGCCAAGGTAAAGCTTCTTCATATAGTCTTTAGGAACTCTTCATTATTTCGTAGAGGAACCTTCAACGCTATGAAAACCAAAAAGCTTACAAATGATAGAAAGGAACCTATCTTACTTGCAACCACAAAATAGTCGGATGGATCTGGAGGCAACCGGGTAGTGTTTACTGACGATGCTCCCCAGAATATTGTGGCAACAGCAATGAATGTAGTTGACAGTAGATCTGTTGTCCACTTTGCAGCCTCTTCAACCAAGTCCTTATGAGATAGGTTGAAAAACCTATGAAGGCATATATCCAGCCTTATTTTTCTTGGTTCTGAAAGATGGTTGTGCAACGTCTTGGACCTTCCGCAAAACCAAAAAGTTTTTAACCGAGACAAACTAcattaatgaatataaaatataagtttttacttttgctgagaattaaaaaaataatttatacctGAAACCATCAGAATTCTTGATGCTTGCAGAGTGTGGCATCTCTCCTGCTAAATGTAATATGTTGTTCCCAAACATGTCTTCATGTGACATAAACTCATTTCTAGAGTCTAACCCAATAAGGTACTCGAACACTGCATTTTGTCTATTTAAGACAGCATGTGAAAGCACACCTCTATTAGTTCTATCTTCCACGaacaaacaaagaaaagggTTTAGATTTTGAAACATCCTCACAAACTCTACAATTGTAACATCCTCTATTAGTTCTATTTTTTAGTTTCAGCACAGAATGGAATTGTAGAGTTTGTGAGGATGtttcaaaatctaaaaaattttctttgtttgttcGTGGAAGATAGAACTAATAGATGTGTGCTTTCACATGTTGTCTTAAATAGACAAAAAGCAGTGTTCGAGTACCTTATTGGGTTAGACTCTAGAAATGAGTTTATGTCACATGACGACATGTTTGGGAACAATATATTACATTTAGCAGGAGAGATGCCACACAATGCAACTGGCCATCAGGGGTGGAATGCGTTTGTGAAAGTGCATCAAGAATTCTGATGGTTTcagatataaattatttttttaattctcaacaaaagtaaaaacttatattttatattcattaatgTAGTTTGACAAGGTTAAAAACTTTTTGGTTTTGCAGAGGGTCCAAGACGTTGCACAACCATCTTTCAGAACCAAGAAAAATAAGGATGGATATACGCCTTCAGAGGTTTTCAGCATATCTCATAAGGACTTGGTTGAAGAGGCTGCAAAGTGGGCAACAGATCTACTGCAACTACATTCATTGCTGTTGCCACAATATTCTGGGGAGTATCGTCAGTAAACACTACCCGGTTGCCTCCAGATCCATCCGACTATTTTGTGGTTGCAAGTAAGATAGGTTCCTTTCTATCATTTGTAAACTTTTTGGTTTTCATAGCGTTGAAGGTTCCTCTACGAAATAATGAAGAGTTCCTAAAGACTATCATGAAGAAGCTTTACCTTGGCCTTTTTACCTTGTTGCTCTCGAATGTGTTATTCGTCACCGCACTTTTTTCCTCTACCATGGCTAGAGCGCAACGGCAAACATGGTGGGCATATTCCTGAACATAGTGGGCATATTCCTGAACTGTAAGCTCCTCCAATAGAGGTGTTTGccaaatatttgaagtgaacaATTTCATAATCTCAACTGCAGAAGCTCGGTCTTTTTGAAGTTCTCTATATCCTACACAACCATAAAACAGTATTTGAGAAGCaaaatgaaaagtcaaatttaacacacatacaaacaaagcaAAATGAAACAGTATTTGGGGTTGGTATTAGAGTTAATTTTTCTGAGGCCCATAGCTCTTGGAGGCCCGACTTGATTGAGCACCTTGCACTCCCCCAAGGTCGGGCCTGCATCTCCTAAAGCATGGGCAACCGTTTTAGAGagtgaaaagtaaaaaaataggaGTAGAGAGTGGTCGAAATGATATtaacattgaaaaataataataatattgtattgatattatcaatttttgttgTAGAAAGGTCAATTATTCTTGCAATTAGGAAATAAAACTGAGCAAAGCCAAATAATTGGACACAATGGTTAATGTACTAACATAATTTAGGATTTGGGTGGACTTGACTTACCTTTCGATCAAACTCCAGATGAATAGATTATCAGAGTTTTCAACATTTGtaccgataaaaaaaaaaaaaaaaaactttaccgAGTTTTCAACATTACATTACAGCATAATATTGTATGACACATCAGACTTGACGAATTCGCtttattaaaacaaaagacATCCCCATCAcctgttttgtttttgaataagtCCCATTACACAAGTTTTACCAggtcaatttaattattattattattattttgggtgatttagaaagagagaaattattgcattttaaaaatacaatcaaGGAGGTAGAAgacttgttttaaaaaataaaggtgATGTCGTGGCATTGGAATTTTAGTAGATTGAAAATTGTCTCTTGCTTATATTACGTGTGGTAATGTATGTGCTGCTGTTCGCCTTTTGGAAAAGGCTCTTTGTGTTtctgttttagtttttgtgcTTCTGTGTTGGCTGCTAAGAGCTCAATCTATTTCTCATTTGTTGTATTGTTTTTGGCGCTCAGTTTCAGCTCGCCCTGAGCTGTTTTTGGTTGCGTAATTATCAATAAAACTTGGCTGATtcaaaacaaaaggaaagaTATATATCAAGATCAAATGCTTGTGTCAAATAAGTTTgaggtaatatttttttatagtaaataaaatagtttaaataaagagtaaaactgaagagagaaaaaagttaCATTATAACTATCTATTCTCtttacataatataataataataataataacatcatCTAGATGGGAGGGAGCAACAGCCCTGCCAAGTGTGCAAGATTCATTGACTTCATACtattatttatatcttttttgataatgaatatattaattttttgactAAACTATTATCTACTCATTTTTTGACAGTcgttacatatatatatatatactactacTATATTTTGTTTCATGACATAATGACACATCATACATTTAACTTACTATTATCTTGACTTGAATTTGCTTTAGGTTTGAATTATATGACACTCGAAGAAACAACCAGGAAAGTAGACATTTTCAATAGATGTGTGGTATTTTGCAGTCTATAAATTAATATGACCGTTGTTTATCATTATTCCACTTCAAaatcaaaaagttttcaaaGGGAGTTAAGTAGATCACAATGAAGCAGTTCGATTTTCTCTTTTGTGTAGTGAGCATTCTATGCATCAGTTTGGTATGCGCTGAAAATTTTCATCTGAAGAAATGCGTGGAGACGGAGAGGCAAGCTCTCTTAAGGTTTAAAGAAGCTGGAAATGGTAGCCTTTCATCATGGAAAGGTGAAGAGTGTTGCAAATGGAAAGGAATTTCATGTGATAATTTAACTGGTCATGTAACGAGTTTGAATCTCCATGCTTTAGATTATACTAAAGGATTGCAAGGTAAGTTAGATTCTTCAATATGTGAACTGCAATATCTTAGTTCTATAAATCTCAATAGAAATAACCTACATGGAAAAATCCCAAAGTGCATTGGTTCACTTGGTCAACTGATAGAGTTGaatcttaattttaattacTTAGAAGGAAAGATACCAAAAAGCATTGGGTCACTTGGTAACTTGATAGAGTTAGATCTTAGTGgtaataaacttgttagtgtcATTCCTCCTAGTTTGGGGAACCTTTCCAATTTGCGAACTCTTGACCTTGGATTTAATTATGATATGATTTCAAATGACCTTGAATGGCTTTCTCATCTCTCTAATTTGAGATACCTTGATATATCATTTGTTAATCTCACTCTAGCTGTTGATTGGTTGTCATCAATAAGCAAAACTCCATCTCTGTCTGAACTTCGTTTACTCGGTTGTGGGCTCCATCAAGCACTTCCTAAATCTATTCCCCACCTGAATTCTTCCATTTCTCTTAAATATCTCGATCTTAAAGAAAATGGTTTAAGATCAGCCATTGTGCCATGGGTAATTAATGTTAGCAAAGTCCTCACAAATCTAGATCTCTCGTATAATGAAATCGAGAGTAGCATACTAAAATCTTTTAGGAATATTTCTCAACTGCAAGAGTTACAACTAAACTCCAATAAACTGTCTGGCAGACTTAGTGATAGCATACAACAATTGTGTTCCccaaaaaatggttttaagtatTTGGATCTGAGCAATAATCCGTTCATTGGAGGACCACTTCCTGATTTTTCTTGCTTTTCGTCATTGGAGGTATTATCTCTTGAAAGGAGCAATGTTTTCGGGACATTTCCAAAATCACTTGTTCATTTGCCTTCTCTTGCAAGAGtatatctttccaaaaatcattTGAATAGTCTGGATATTATTGATGATGCATCTCTACCAACCTTACAATTTCTAGATCTCAGTTTTAACCAAATGAAAGGATCACTACCACTATTTGAGAAGACTAAACTTGCCTCATTAAAATCACTACATCTCTCCCACAATCAGTTGAGTGGTGTGAATATCATTGATGATGCATCTCTACCAACAATACAATTTCTAGATCTCAGTTTTAACCAAATCAATGGATCATTACCACTATTTGAGATTACTAAACTTTCCTCATTAAAAAGAATTGATATCTCCCATAATCAGTTGAGCGGGCCGTTTCCACATACAATTGGCCAACTTTTTGGTCTAAAAGAGTTACATCTCTCTTCAAATAAGTTGAACGGTGTCATTAATGAAACACATCTATCAAACTTATCTCAATTGAAAATTTTCGATGTGAATCATAACTCGCTTTCATTCAACTTGAGTTCGGATTGGGTTCCACCTTTCAAACTTGAAACATTGTATGCATCATCGTGCACACTGGGTCCTAAATTTCCAACATGGCTCAAACATCAAGGAAAACTTGTGAATCTGGAAATCTCCAATAGTGGTATTTCAGATTCATTTCCTAAATGGTTTTGGAATCTATCTTCAAGTTTGCAATACTTGAATGTTTCACATAACAAACTTCATGGACACTTGCCAAAATACTTTCCAAGTTTGAAagtaaaagattattttttcaGTCAAAAGGTTGTGTGGGATTTCAGTTTCAATAATTTGAATGGTTCATTGCCACCTTTTCCAAAATTGCATTCTCTATTTCTCTCAAATAATATGCTTATAGGGTCCTTATCTTCTTTCTGTACTTCCTTGtctcataatttaatttatctaGACTTGTCTAGTAATTTTCTAGCGGGGAAACTTTCAGATTGTTGGGGAAAGTTCCAGGATTTAGTAGTTCTAAATTTGGCAAAGAATAATTTATCAGGAAAAGTCCCCAAATCATTTGGAACTTTAGGAAAAATAGAATCGCTCCATTTAAATAACAACAACTTCTTTGGTGAAATTCCATCTTTGATCCTTTGTAACAACTTGAAATTAATTGATATTGGTGATAACAATCTACAAGGAATAATACCAACGTGGATAggccatcatcttcatcaattgaTTGTTTTACGCTTACGGGAAAATAATTTCCATGGAAACATTCCCACAAGTATGTGCAATCTATCATTTCTTCAAGTGTTGGATCTCtcaaaaaacaacataacaGGTGAAATACCACAATGCTTTAGTCACATAGCTGCATTATCAAATATAAAGTTTTCCAGAAAAGTCTTTCACTATGTCTCAGTCACAATATTTAGCTATCCAAATAGTCATGTTTTCGAAATCGGCTCCTTCAATCACAATGTTGTATTGGGATTGAAAGGATCAAATAGAGAATATGGTAAAAATCTCGGATTGGTGACAACAATTGATCTTTCTTGCAACAACCTAACAGGAGAAATACCCCACGATATACCAAAACTCGTGGCATTAGTTGGTTTAGACCTTTCAGGAAATCATCTCACAGGATTAATTCCCAAAAACATTGGTCATATGAAAATGTTAGAATCATTGGACTTGTCAAGAAATCATCTCTACGGTAAAATGCCAACAAGCTTTTCAAGTTTGACATTTCTTGGTTACATGAACCTGTCGTTCAACAATTTAGAAGGGAAAATTCCACTAGGTACTCAACTACAAACTTTTCATCCCTCTGCATATGTGGGGAACAGTGGACTTTGTGGACAGCCACTCATAAATCTTTGTCCTGGCGATGTGATTTCTCCAACAAAAAGCCATGATAAACATGCCACTGGTGAAGATGAAGATAAGCTCATAACCATTGGGTTTTATGTTAGCTTGGTGATTGGTTTTTTTGTTGGCTTTTGGGGAGTTTGTGGAACTCTTGTGATAAAAACGTCATGGAGGCATGCCTATTTCAAATTCttcaacaacttgaatgattgGATCCATGTCATACTATCAGTTTTTGTAAATAGGTTGAAGAAGAGATTTCAAGTGGAAGATTAACTGGTAAGTTTCTtgtcatatactccctccgtaccaaattataaggaaaaaaaatatgttcacatttattaagaaactaaaatattATAGTTTGCAGTATAATTTCTTCTGTTATCTTTGGACTAAGTTTCAtagaaagatgtaaaaacaattttaattggttattaattatagagaaaatgaaagggaTAGCATAATAAATGGAAATTGCATTTAATCTCTctttggaaaagatgattttttttaaaaacataattaaatatgataaaaattagtcatttttgtttataatttgggacagagaaaatgagtttttttgcttataatttgggacggagaaccttttatttatttatcaataataaaaatgcacaccaatgtatattttgtattttttttttttataaaagaatatatatttagtatatataatgcatatatatttgttatttaatttccttttacgtttatttataatttacactCACACAAAATTAGTTggcataatttatttttatttttaaatatgtgCAGGTAAGCTTCATTTGAGAGTGATATTTGCAATATTGTCTTCATCAATAATTGTTTCGTTTGGAACATGCGTGGTATTCTTTGGAGTACTCAACAcaaccatttttttctctcttcagtCATCTTCAGTTTTGTACCTTATATATTATAGAGTGCAGGAAGTCATATTTTCCAATGTCTTATATCTTAAGTTCTCCCTAAACTACTGTCTTGTTTATTGTTGTTTAAATCCTCATTTACAAGGAAAGGAAATATGAATctgaatgttttgtttttgtttttattttggttttttctagattacctttgaagaatggtgggtaatttacccaccaaccaatgaaaatgagcaatttgttggtggggtcaagatagttcatggataccacttaaaaatgtgcttatgtggctaatgtgtattggttggggtaaattacccaccattcttccatgggtaccctagttgtcaccttttattttattttattttattatatttattagttaAATGGTGTCATTAATGAAACACATCTATCAAACTTATCTCGGTTGATAATTTTGGATGTGACTCAAAATTCTCTTTCATTCAACTTAGTTTGGATTGGGTTCCACCTTTCAAACTTGAAACATATATGCATCATCGTGCACATTAGGTCCTAAATTTCCAATATGGCTCAAACATTGTGGGGAACTTACAACTCTAGACATCTCAAATAGTGGTATTTCAGATTCAGTTCCTAAATGGTTTTGGAATCTCTCTTCGAGTTTGGAATACTTGAATGTTTCACATAACAAACTTAATGGACCCTTGCCAAAATCATTTCCAAGtaataaagtaaataataattatgattTTGTGTGGGATTTTAGTTTCAATAACTTGAACGGTTCATTGCCGTCATTTCCAAAACCGCGAGCTCTATTTCTCTCAAATAATATGTTTACATGGTCCATATCTTCTTTTTGTACATCCTCATCTCATAGTTTAGTTTATCTGGACTTGTCTAGTAATATGCTAGCGGGGCAGCTTTCAGATTGTTGGGGAAAGTTTCAATCTTTAGTAGTTTTGAATTTGGCAGAAAATAGAATATCTGGGAAAGTTCCCAACTCATTCGGCACTTTACAACAAATTGAATCAATCCATTTAAATAACAACAACTTCTCTGGTGAAATTCCATCTTTGATTCTTTGCCAGAACTTGAAATTAATTGATGTTGGTGATAACAATCTTCAAGGAACTTTACCGATGTGGATAGGTCATCATCTTCAAAAGTTGATTATTTTACGCCTGCGGGCAAATAAGCTTCAAGGAAACATTCCAACAAGCATGTGTAATCTATCATTTCTTCAAGTATTGGATCTCTCTATAAATAATATTACAGGGGAAATACCACAATGCTTCAGTAACATACTTGCTTTATCAAATTTGATGTTTCCAAGAAAAAGCTTTCACTATGTCACATCATCAGTTTCCTATACGGAGAGCATAGTGCATGAAATCGGCTTCTTCAGCGACAAGGCAAAATTTGCATTGAAAGGATCAAATAGAGAATATGGAAAAAATCTTGGATTGATAACAACAATTGATCTTTCTTGCAACCAATTAACCGGTGAGATACCCCAAAGTATAACAAAACTTGTTGCATTAGTTGGTTTAAACCTTTCAGGGAATAATCTCACAGGAATGATTCCCAACAACATTGGTCATATGAAAATGTTAGAATCACTTGACTTGTCAAGAAACCATCTTTCGGGTAGAATGCCAACAAGCTTTTCAAATTTGACATTTCTTGGTTACATGAACCTGTCGTTCAACAACTTAGAAGGCAAAATTCCACTAAGCACTCAACTACAAACTTTTGATTCCTCTTCATATGTGGGGAATAATCGACTTTGTGGACAACCGCTCATA belongs to Medicago truncatula cultivar Jemalong A17 chromosome 6, MtrunA17r5.0-ANR, whole genome shotgun sequence and includes:
- the LOC25495467 gene encoding receptor-like protein EIX2; amino-acid sequence: MLAGQLSDCWGKFQSLVVLNLAENRISGKVPNSFGTLQQIESIHLNNNNFSGEIPSLILCQNLKLIDVGDNNLQGTLPMWIGHHLQKLIILRLRANKLQGNIPTSMCNLSFLQVLDLSINNITGEIPQCFSNILALSNLMFPRKSFHYVTSSVSYTESIVHEIGFFSDKAKFALKGSNREYGKNLGLITTIDLSCNQLTGEIPQSITKLVALVGLNLSGNNLTGMIPNNIGHMKMLESLDLSRNHLSGRMPTSFSNLTFLGYMNLSFNNLEGKIPLSTQLQTFDSSSYVGNNRLCGQPLINLCPGDVTSPTRSPEKQLPDEDEDKLITFGFYVTLGLGFFVGFWGVCGTLVIKTSWRHAYFKFFKNMNDWIHVTLAVFMKRLKKNISSPRLTGKCIINIPSI
- the LOC25495466 gene encoding receptor-like protein EIX2; this translates as MKQFDFLFCVVSILCISLVCAENFHLKKCVETERQALLRFKEAGNGSLSSWKGEECCKWKGISCDNLTGHVTSLNLHALDYTKGLQGKLDSSICELQYLSSINLNRNNLHGKIPKCIGSLGQLIELNLNFNYLEGKIPKSIGSLGNLIELDLSGNKLVSVIPPSLGNLSNLRTLDLGFNYDMISNDLEWLSHLSNLRYLDISFVNLTLAVDWLSSISKTPSLSELRLLGCGLHQALPKSIPHLNSSISLKYLDLKENGLRSAIVPWVINVSKVLTNLDLSYNEIESSILKSFRNISQLQELQLNSNKLSGRLSDSIQQLCSPKNGFKYLDLSNNPFIGGPLPDFSCFSSLEVLSLERSNVFGTFPKSLVHLPSLARVYLSKNHLNSLDIIDDASLPTLQFLDLSFNQMKGSLPLFEKTKLASLKSLHLSHNQLSGVNIIDDASLPTIQFLDLSFNQINGSLPLFEITKLSSLKRIDISHNQLSGPFPHTIGQLFGLKELHLSSNKLNGVINETHLSNLSQLKIFDVNHNSLSFNLSSDWVPPFKLETLYASSCTLGPKFPTWLKHQGKLVNLEISNSGISDSFPKWFWNLSSSLQYLNVSHNKLHGHLPKYFPSLKVKDYFFSQKVVWDFSFNNLNGSLPPFPKLHSLFLSNNMLIGSLSSFCTSLSHNLIYLDLSSNFLAGKLSDCWGKFQDLVVLNLAKNNLSGKVPKSFGTLGKIESLHLNNNNFFGEIPSLILCNNLKLIDIGDNNLQGIIPTWIGHHLHQLIVLRLRENNFHGNIPTSMCNLSFLQVLDLSKNNITGEIPQCFSHIAALSNIKFSRKVFHYVSVTIFSYPNSHVFEIGSFNHNVVLGLKGSNREYGKNLGLVTTIDLSCNNLTGEIPHDIPKLVALVGLDLSGNHLTGLIPKNIGHMKMLESLDLSRNHLYGKMPTSFSSLTFLGYMNLSFNNLEGKIPLGTQLQTFHPSAYVGNSGLCGQPLINLCPGDVISPTKSHDKHATGEDEDKLITIGFYVSLVIGFFVGFWGVCGTLVIKTSWRHAYFKFFNNLNDWIHVILSVFVNRLKKRFQVED